In Aristaeella hokkaidonensis, the following are encoded in one genomic region:
- a CDS encoding right-handed parallel beta-helix repeat-containing protein: protein MLYYVNINAPREGDGSKERPFRFINEAAKIARPGDEVVVAPGVYREYVNPLYAGKEEARITYRSEKPLAAVITGAELLTGWKKVKGTTWTARVNNGIFGAYNPYVEKVEGDWYFSPIIRHTGAVFMNDLMMYECGSVEECEAGKPDPHAWTQEEAKYLWYTEQDGNETVLYANFHGKDPNKQKVEISVRRNCFMPDQTGIGYITVSGFTITKAATTWAPPAAYQDGMIGPHWSKGWIIEDCEVSNSRCCGISLGKYLDPENDMYFFHKKVKSPTQMERDAVCRGQYHGWLKEKVGSHIIRRCNVHHCEQTGIVGRMGGVFSTIEDCHIHHICNSQQLGGAETAGIKLHAAIDVTIRRNHIHNCIMGVWLDWEAQGARISQNLMHDNCRPEGREQARGAMFSTDIFIEVGHGPTLIDNNVLMSPVSITIPSEGIACVHNLVLGGFSLINSGVDSVVNGQREPRYTPYHIRHRTEVAGFMTILHGDDRIYNNLFIQAYPITDKERKPTDAEHQAVGTAPFDIFPTYEEWYAPFMPGSRPDMGALANVHFGHLPVWVDGNAYFNGASVCKHEKHKLSDKRSKVTIALEEKDGKYCLKTNVYSKLKDFADGIICTETLGKAFEPEQRFENPDGSDIVFDRDYFGNHRGTKTIPGPFASAEDAEKILY, encoded by the coding sequence ATGTTATACTACGTCAATATCAACGCACCCCGAGAAGGAGACGGATCAAAGGAAAGACCGTTCCGGTTTATCAATGAAGCGGCAAAGATCGCGCGGCCCGGTGATGAAGTAGTGGTTGCTCCCGGCGTATACAGGGAATATGTGAACCCGCTGTATGCAGGTAAGGAAGAGGCACGGATTACCTACCGGAGCGAAAAGCCGCTGGCTGCCGTCATTACCGGTGCGGAACTGCTGACCGGTTGGAAGAAAGTGAAGGGAACAACCTGGACTGCCCGGGTCAACAACGGCATTTTCGGCGCCTATAATCCCTACGTGGAAAAGGTGGAGGGCGACTGGTATTTTTCTCCGATTATCCGCCATACCGGCGCTGTATTCATGAATGACCTGATGATGTATGAATGCGGCTCTGTCGAGGAATGTGAGGCAGGGAAGCCTGATCCTCATGCCTGGACGCAGGAGGAAGCAAAATATCTCTGGTATACCGAGCAGGATGGAAACGAAACCGTGCTGTATGCCAATTTCCACGGAAAGGACCCGAACAAGCAGAAGGTGGAAATCAGCGTACGACGGAATTGCTTTATGCCGGATCAGACCGGAATCGGCTATATTACTGTCAGCGGCTTCACGATTACCAAGGCCGCAACAACCTGGGCGCCCCCGGCTGCATACCAGGACGGCATGATCGGCCCGCACTGGTCCAAGGGCTGGATTATTGAAGACTGCGAAGTGAGCAACAGCCGCTGCTGCGGTATTTCGCTGGGTAAATACCTGGACCCCGAAAACGATATGTATTTCTTCCACAAAAAGGTTAAGAGCCCGACCCAGATGGAACGCGACGCGGTATGCCGTGGTCAGTATCACGGCTGGCTGAAGGAAAAGGTGGGAAGCCACATTATCCGCCGCTGCAACGTGCACCACTGCGAGCAGACCGGCATTGTGGGCCGGATGGGCGGCGTGTTCTCCACCATTGAAGACTGCCATATTCATCATATCTGCAACAGCCAGCAGCTGGGCGGCGCCGAAACCGCCGGTATCAAGCTTCATGCGGCCATTGACGTTACCATCCGCAGGAACCATATCCATAACTGTATTATGGGCGTATGGCTGGACTGGGAAGCCCAGGGGGCACGGATCAGCCAGAACCTGATGCATGACAACTGCCGTCCGGAAGGACGTGAACAGGCCAGGGGAGCCATGTTCTCCACGGATATCTTTATCGAAGTTGGTCACGGCCCCACGCTGATCGATAACAACGTGCTGATGAGCCCTGTAAGCATTACCATCCCCTCCGAAGGGATTGCGTGCGTGCACAACCTGGTGCTGGGCGGATTCAGTCTGATCAACAGTGGCGTTGACAGCGTGGTCAACGGACAGCGCGAACCCCGCTACACCCCCTACCACATCCGTCACAGGACAGAGGTTGCGGGCTTTATGACCATTCTGCATGGAGATGACAGGATCTACAACAACCTGTTCATTCAGGCTTATCCGATCACAGACAAGGAGCGGAAGCCTACGGATGCGGAGCATCAGGCAGTTGGTACGGCACCCTTTGATATCTTCCCGACTTATGAGGAATGGTACGCTCCGTTCATGCCCGGTTCCAGACCCGACATGGGTGCACTGGCAAACGTGCATTTCGGGCACCTGCCGGTGTGGGTGGATGGAAATGCCTACTTCAACGGTGCAAGCGTCTGTAAACATGAGAAGCATAAGCTGTCTGACAAGCGCTCAAAGGTAACCATCGCGCTGGAGGAAAAGGACGGGAAATACTGCCTGAAGACCAACGTGTACAGCAAGCTGAAGGATTTTGCTGACGGTATCATCTGCACAGAAACGCTGGGCAAAGCCTTCGAGCCGGAACAGCGGTTTGAAAACCCGGACGGATCGGATATCGTATTCGACAGGGACTACTTCGGAAACCACAGGGGAACGAAGACAATACCTGGTCCTTTCGCAAGCGCTGAGGACGCAGAAAAAATCCTGTACTGA
- a CDS encoding acyl-[acyl-carrier-protein] thioesterase has translation MVNTYDETFTLRPRDCDLNEKWRPSAVLETMQDAAGAHSILLGCGRDELIKKNMVWVIARCEVHMDRYPSVGEQITVHTFPTPTRICFFPRYYVFTDARGEMIGKAGTLWLLLDTTTRRMLPPGDVGKLIPENKDLSIPMNLPATVGNLQGDEFVSEYRPVYTDLDVNGHVNNTRYADWLCNTLGIDLMTEYEPEHIILNYNHEVLPGHVVTLHRILKGNEYRLSGKVGDTTAFEIGGTLRRRV, from the coding sequence ATGGTAAACACATATGATGAAACTTTTACCCTGCGTCCCCGTGACTGTGACCTGAATGAAAAATGGCGTCCTAGCGCTGTTCTGGAAACAATGCAGGATGCCGCCGGCGCGCACAGCATTTTACTCGGATGTGGACGTGATGAGCTGATCAAAAAGAACATGGTCTGGGTCATTGCCCGTTGTGAAGTCCACATGGATCGCTATCCTTCCGTCGGGGAACAGATTACCGTTCATACCTTCCCGACGCCGACCCGCATCTGTTTTTTTCCCAGATACTACGTCTTTACTGATGCCCGCGGAGAGATGATCGGCAAGGCCGGTACCCTCTGGCTGTTGCTGGACACCACAACCCGCCGTATGCTTCCGCCCGGAGATGTGGGCAAACTGATCCCAGAGAACAAGGATCTGTCCATTCCCATGAATCTTCCTGCCACTGTCGGCAATCTGCAGGGCGACGAATTTGTCAGCGAATACCGTCCTGTCTACACGGATCTGGATGTCAACGGCCATGTCAACAATACCCGTTACGCAGACTGGCTCTGCAACACCCTTGGCATTGACCTGATGACCGAATATGAGCCGGAACACATCATCCTCAATTACAATCACGAAGTGCTTCCGGGACATGTGGTCACGCTTCACCGGATCCTGAAAGGTAATGAATACCGCCTGTCCGGGAAAGTCGGAGATACGACCGCCTTCGAAATCGGCGGCACACTGCGCCGCCGCGTGTGA
- a CDS encoding DUF1643 domain-containing protein, protein MLSFEEALIPTAADFDRGRWLYVPDHYSEYRYLLGTRGKHPLVCIGINPSTAIPDRLDNTLKSAERIALHNGYDSFVMFNVYAQRATDPDDMEREMNPVLHAENMKAFSWLLAQFPSVPDLWAAWGAIIEKRSYLPGCVLDMASIGQHFGARWFTAGTRSKAGHPHHPLYLKKDSSLDPFTDLTDYLHSLEEKFRR, encoded by the coding sequence GTGCTTTCCTTTGAGGAAGCGCTCATTCCCACTGCCGCGGATTTTGACCGCGGCCGTTGGTTATATGTCCCGGATCATTACAGTGAATACCGTTATCTGCTCGGCACCCGCGGGAAGCATCCGCTGGTCTGTATCGGAATCAATCCATCCACAGCCATCCCGGACCGCCTGGACAACACCCTGAAGTCAGCCGAACGCATCGCCTTGCATAACGGATACGACTCCTTTGTCATGTTCAATGTTTACGCACAGCGGGCTACCGATCCTGACGACATGGAACGGGAAATGAACCCTGTCCTGCATGCGGAAAATATGAAGGCCTTCTCATGGCTTCTCGCCCAGTTTCCGTCTGTCCCCGACCTCTGGGCTGCCTGGGGTGCAATCATTGAAAAACGTTCCTATCTTCCCGGTTGTGTACTGGATATGGCTTCCATCGGACAGCATTTCGGCGCCCGCTGGTTTACAGCCGGCACCCGCAGCAAAGCCGGTCACCCCCATCATCCTTTGTACCTGAAAAAAGATTCCTCTCTGGATCCGTTTACAGATCTGACTGACTATCTTCACTCCCTCGAGGAGAAATTCCGGAGGTAA
- a CDS encoding F420-0--gamma-glutamyl ligase, with amino-acid sequence MGIIPSRNLEDQRREKDGIVYFDRGTLTGKNSRQYDRFAIQTHFVEVGEDQAELVRRYVLPLAQDGDVLSFGAKVMAMCTRNVKTKEEVHPGFWAKKLAPFAGINETGVGMHEPYKLQLVIDICGLPRVLFAAFVSAVTRPFGVHGLFYKICGKGVAGIDGFYFRSSFDRYKELALINPPNPVELCNQLEKDTGIPVVLMDANDIDQNQLGKCSDFPLTDEEIQDAMADNPSGQGDELTPLILIRPLS; translated from the coding sequence ATGGGCATCATTCCATCCAGAAATCTTGAAGATCAGCGCAGGGAAAAAGACGGGATCGTCTATTTTGACCGCGGAACCCTGACCGGGAAAAACAGCCGTCAGTATGACCGCTTCGCCATCCAGACCCATTTTGTTGAAGTCGGCGAAGATCAGGCTGAGCTGGTGCGCAGATATGTTCTGCCCCTCGCCCAGGACGGCGATGTGCTTTCCTTCGGGGCCAAGGTTATGGCCATGTGTACCCGTAATGTGAAAACCAAGGAGGAAGTCCATCCCGGCTTCTGGGCTAAAAAGCTGGCGCCCTTTGCCGGTATCAATGAAACGGGCGTCGGTATGCATGAGCCTTATAAGCTTCAGCTTGTCATTGATATCTGCGGGCTGCCCCGTGTTCTTTTTGCCGCATTCGTCAGTGCTGTTACCCGTCCCTTCGGTGTACACGGCCTGTTCTATAAAATCTGCGGCAAAGGTGTCGCCGGCATCGATGGATTCTATTTCCGCTCCAGTTTTGACCGGTATAAAGAACTGGCACTGATTAATCCGCCCAATCCGGTGGAACTGTGCAACCAGCTGGAAAAGGATACCGGTATTCCTGTTGTCCTGATGGACGCCAACGACATCGACCAGAATCAGCTTGGCAAATGCAGTGACTTCCCGCTCACCGATGAAGAGATTCAGGATGCTATGGCAGACAATCCTTCCGGCCAGGGTGACGAACTCACACCCCTGATCCTGATCCGTCCCCTCTCCTGA
- a CDS encoding bifunctional glycosyltransferase family 2/GtrA family protein, translating to MTERMKMQMVKHAAEQAVILIPSLEPDSRLPAYIQELKKNGFAHIVVVDDGSGEAFRPVFDEVSAVEDTVVLRHEVNKGKGVALKTGYRYIMENLTDITGVITADADGQHTVTDCLRLAAELEKGEKALYLGSRDFNLECIPPKSRSGNKITSAVFKLLYGQYLPDTQTGLRAFRKEELAFMTEVEGERYEYEMKVLIACSRARIPMIPVAIETIYENNNEGTHFHPIRDSWRIYKVIFGSFFKFMSVSLICFAIDQILALILRKWMLPAAGLVRGSMMNVQVSGYGARLVSSVINFLLNKNLVFQMKGKAGRPALRYALLCIAIITISNVGVWTLGQIGMADWLAKILMDTLLYFLSYRVQDRWVFREE from the coding sequence ATGACAGAGAGGATGAAAATGCAGATGGTCAAGCACGCGGCGGAACAGGCAGTGATCCTGATCCCCTCACTGGAGCCGGACAGCAGACTGCCGGCCTATATACAGGAATTGAAAAAGAACGGATTTGCCCATATTGTTGTAGTGGATGACGGATCCGGCGAGGCATTCAGGCCTGTGTTTGATGAAGTGAGCGCGGTGGAGGATACGGTTGTTCTGCGCCACGAGGTGAACAAAGGAAAGGGCGTTGCCCTGAAAACCGGATACAGGTATATCATGGAAAACCTGACGGATATAACGGGCGTCATTACTGCGGATGCGGACGGACAGCACACAGTGACTGACTGCCTGCGGCTGGCAGCGGAACTGGAAAAAGGTGAAAAGGCTCTTTACCTGGGCAGCCGCGATTTCAACCTGGAATGCATTCCGCCAAAGAGCAGATCCGGAAACAAAATTACTTCCGCTGTGTTCAAGCTGCTGTACGGTCAGTATCTGCCCGATACCCAGACCGGCCTGAGGGCTTTCCGGAAGGAAGAACTGGCTTTCATGACCGAGGTCGAAGGTGAACGGTACGAATATGAAATGAAAGTACTGATCGCCTGTTCACGGGCGCGGATCCCGATGATTCCGGTTGCCATTGAGACAATCTACGAGAACAACAACGAAGGTACCCATTTTCATCCGATTCGTGACAGCTGGCGGATCTACAAAGTTATTTTCGGCAGCTTCTTCAAGTTCATGAGCGTGTCCCTGATCTGCTTTGCGATTGACCAGATCCTTGCGCTGATTCTGCGGAAATGGATGCTGCCTGCAGCCGGCCTGGTACGCGGCAGCATGATGAACGTTCAGGTCAGCGGCTATGGAGCACGCCTTGTCAGCTCTGTGATCAATTTCCTGCTGAACAAGAACCTGGTTTTCCAGATGAAAGGAAAAGCCGGAAGGCCGGCTCTCCGTTACGCGCTGCTGTGCATTGCGATCATCACCATCTCCAATGTGGGCGTATGGACGCTTGGACAAATCGGTATGGCGGACTGGCTTGCCAAAATCCTGATGGACACGTTGCTGTATTTCCTGAGCTACCGGGTACAGGACAGATGGGTGTTCAGGGAGGAGTGA
- a CDS encoding DUF896 domain-containing protein — MEKKKIERINELARKKKAVGLTEAETAEQAELRREYLAEYRENMKAMLDNLVIQEQDGTRHALKQKDNPPVQ, encoded by the coding sequence ATGGAGAAGAAAAAGATTGAACGAATCAATGAACTGGCCAGAAAGAAAAAGGCCGTCGGACTGACCGAGGCGGAAACGGCGGAACAGGCAGAACTCCGGCGTGAATACCTGGCAGAATACCGGGAAAACATGAAAGCCATGCTGGATAACCTGGTGATCCAGGAACAGGACGGAACCCGGCATGCCCTGAAGCAGAAGGATAACCCGCCTGTCCAATGA
- a CDS encoding DUF1292 domain-containing protein, with translation MSDNEMNNMEEDVIVFEDEDGNEYNYTVVDYMFYNGEEYALLVEASDEEPEDGQQECIICKIVAEQDEDGEETESFELIEDETLGQKLVEIFNTKMAEDGEEEE, from the coding sequence ATGAGTGACAACGAAATGAACAACATGGAAGAGGACGTCATCGTCTTTGAAGATGAAGACGGTAACGAATACAATTATACCGTAGTTGACTATATGTTCTACAACGGAGAGGAATATGCCCTGCTGGTGGAAGCGTCCGATGAAGAACCTGAAGACGGACAGCAGGAATGCATTATCTGCAAAATTGTTGCAGAGCAGGATGAGGACGGCGAGGAAACAGAAAGCTTCGAACTGATTGAGGACGAAACCCTCGGCCAGAAACTGGTTGAGATTTTCAACACAAAAATGGCGGAAGATGGGGAAGAGGAAGAATAA
- a CDS encoding phosphodiester glycosidase family protein has translation MKMPLRILLILLCAAMILIIPFTVSSPNLLNDVKMELMNDGEDEIDFGKLFFPGAMAEDLPEEEVEEEELDGEKPAEGAFEAHPEWVIPFDFTVPPAPDAALYTEDSYEDETIRVKMEKQEMDDGTKMYVAYIQIADPCQLRTGVANPEKTSSTRTKTVKAMAKYYNAVIAINGDNYVDNPQKTTFEFRMTKAIRSKTNKTKDILVIDDLGNFRLFIKSQGIKELPDQLKKEGRSIINAFTFGPALVKDGVLLELDENYGYNPNGREPRTAIGQMGPLSYVMVIIQPKDRSGNTGFSQRKLAEFMYNLGCVQAFNLDGGNSAEMVFGDQVIKGQPGADDRTLSDIVYFATMQP, from the coding sequence ATGAAAATGCCCTTACGGATACTGCTGATTCTGCTGTGCGCAGCGATGATCCTGATCATTCCTTTTACAGTGTCTTCCCCGAATCTGCTCAATGATGTCAAAATGGAACTGATGAACGACGGGGAAGACGAAATTGATTTCGGCAAACTGTTTTTCCCCGGCGCCATGGCGGAAGATCTGCCGGAAGAGGAAGTTGAGGAAGAGGAACTGGACGGGGAAAAACCGGCTGAAGGCGCTTTTGAAGCGCATCCGGAATGGGTGATCCCGTTTGATTTTACTGTTCCTCCGGCCCCGGACGCTGCCCTGTATACCGAAGACAGCTATGAGGATGAGACGATCCGCGTAAAGATGGAAAAACAGGAAATGGACGACGGCACCAAAATGTATGTTGCCTATATTCAGATTGCGGATCCTTGCCAGCTGCGCACAGGGGTGGCCAATCCTGAAAAGACATCCTCCACACGGACGAAGACAGTGAAAGCGATGGCAAAGTATTACAATGCCGTGATCGCGATCAACGGGGACAACTATGTGGATAATCCCCAGAAAACCACGTTTGAATTCCGTATGACCAAAGCAATCCGCAGCAAGACCAACAAGACCAAGGACATTCTGGTGATTGACGACCTGGGTAATTTCCGTTTATTTATAAAGTCCCAGGGAATCAAGGAATTGCCTGATCAACTGAAGAAGGAAGGCCGGTCTATTATCAATGCTTTCACCTTCGGCCCGGCCCTGGTAAAAGACGGCGTCCTGCTGGAACTGGATGAGAACTACGGATATAATCCCAACGGGCGTGAACCCAGGACTGCTATCGGACAGATGGGTCCGCTGAGCTATGTGATGGTCATTATCCAGCCCAAGGACCGATCCGGTAATACCGGATTCTCCCAGAGAAAGCTGGCCGAATTCATGTACAACCTGGGCTGCGTACAGGCGTTCAACCTGGACGGCGGAAACAGCGCTGAAATGGTATTCGGCGACCAGGTGATCAAAGGACAGCCCGGTGCTGACGACCGTACTCTGAGCGATATTGTCTATTTCGCGACAATGCAACCATAA
- a CDS encoding prolipoprotein diacylglyceryl transferase family protein — MNLIEEAVIIEVLGIRMYAFGAYVALGVLFAVICLCVTGRSLSFKKGTSLLTAVLSVLCGVICSRVSFCLLNKELGHMTPLSFWPQVNGGGWSMFGLIGGALVGGNISARITKENAGKVLNAVCLSILPFIAAERIGESRIEDFDISRPLDSTFLKGSFLAVGGDEPCLATYYVAAAVAIVLFIVLALRMSRKEKAGNLANAFLLLFGAASIITESLRYDRFLSVSFVGLQQIAAALMLALGVVLAVIRGKRPKSALSVASLVSLPLITGAVIGLEFALDRTTWNKLLIYAAMIIVVAIPAVLGMILLKTNGEKNN; from the coding sequence ATGAATCTGATTGAAGAAGCCGTAATCATTGAAGTGCTGGGCATACGGATGTATGCTTTCGGAGCCTATGTTGCCCTGGGCGTACTGTTTGCCGTTATCTGCCTGTGCGTTACCGGGCGCAGTCTGTCATTCAAAAAGGGAACATCCCTGCTGACAGCCGTTCTCTCCGTTCTCTGCGGGGTGATCTGCTCCCGAGTATCCTTTTGTCTGCTGAACAAGGAACTGGGTCACATGACACCCTTGTCCTTCTGGCCGCAGGTAAACGGCGGGGGCTGGAGCATGTTCGGACTGATCGGCGGTGCGCTGGTGGGAGGAAATATCAGCGCAAGGATCACGAAAGAGAATGCCGGCAAAGTATTGAATGCGGTCTGTCTTTCGATACTGCCGTTTATTGCTGCTGAGCGGATCGGGGAAAGCCGCATTGAGGATTTTGATATCAGCCGGCCGTTGGACAGCACCTTCCTGAAAGGCAGTTTCCTGGCCGTGGGTGGAGATGAACCCTGTCTGGCCACGTACTATGTGGCAGCCGCTGTAGCGATCGTCCTGTTCATTGTGCTGGCGCTTCGGATGTCCCGTAAAGAAAAGGCGGGGAACCTTGCAAACGCTTTCCTGCTTCTTTTCGGAGCGGCTTCCATCATCACAGAAAGCCTGCGGTATGACCGGTTCCTGAGCGTATCATTTGTAGGACTGCAGCAGATTGCGGCCGCACTGATGCTTGCGCTGGGAGTTGTGCTGGCTGTGATCAGGGGAAAAAGACCGAAGTCTGCTCTTTCTGTTGCCTCACTGGTCAGCCTTCCGCTGATTACTGGCGCCGTGATCGGTCTGGAATTCGCCCTGGACCGGACTACCTGGAACAAACTGCTGATCTACGCGGCAATGATTATTGTAGTTGCCATTCCTGCTGTACTTGGTATGATCCTCCTGAAAACAAACGGAGAAAAAAATAACTGA
- a CDS encoding lysophospholipid acyltransferase family protein: MDGTDILIQKKAGMKEKLVTKIVIGILRPFNRHKMVNLNHIRQDSENPLVFLGNHAEIYGPIASALCFPVPVRFWVISHMMGRSQDVRAYLYENTFSKKTFLPVFVRRLLARLMGWLSVNVMCGLNAIPVYRDSPMKLRMTLRKSVEALENGDNLMIFPEHPDGKYVKGSVSELSPGFLMLAEAWWKRSGKKLRIMPVFANREKRTFTFGDEIVYEPENGYAAEQERILREARNQLLQLAGENVAEA, encoded by the coding sequence ATGGACGGCACGGATATCCTGATTCAGAAAAAGGCAGGGATGAAAGAAAAGCTGGTTACGAAAATCGTCATCGGTATTCTCAGGCCTTTCAACAGACATAAAATGGTCAATCTGAATCATATCAGGCAGGACAGTGAAAACCCGCTGGTTTTTCTCGGCAACCATGCCGAGATATACGGACCGATTGCAAGTGCATTGTGTTTTCCGGTGCCTGTCAGATTCTGGGTTATTTCCCACATGATGGGAAGATCCCAGGATGTCAGGGCCTATCTGTATGAGAACACCTTCAGCAAGAAAACCTTCCTGCCCGTATTCGTTCGCAGGCTTCTGGCCAGGCTCATGGGCTGGCTCAGTGTGAATGTCATGTGCGGGCTGAATGCCATTCCGGTATACCGGGATTCTCCGATGAAGCTGAGAATGACGCTCCGGAAAAGTGTCGAGGCACTGGAAAACGGAGATAACCTGATGATCTTTCCGGAACATCCTGACGGAAAGTATGTGAAGGGCAGCGTCAGTGAATTGTCTCCCGGATTCCTGATGCTTGCGGAGGCCTGGTGGAAACGATCCGGAAAAAAACTGCGCATTATGCCGGTTTTTGCCAACAGGGAAAAACGCACGTTTACCTTCGGAGACGAAATTGTCTACGAACCTGAAAACGGATACGCCGCAGAACAGGAGCGAATCCTGCGGGAAGCCAGGAATCAGCTGCTGCAGCTGGCGGGAGAAAACGTGGCTGAAGCATAA
- the hrcA gene encoding heat-inducible transcriptional repressor HrcA, whose translation MQMDERKRRILRAIIDDYILTGIPVGSRTISKKYETGLSSATIRNEMSDLEELGFLDQPHVSAGRVPSAKAYRLYVDSLLQSGVIPDDSAESVLGHFSGRIHQMEDVIDHAARVLSSLTQYTAVVLSPNGLEPRLQTIQLVPVSIGSALVVIVTDQGVIRDSVIRISPEMDGDTLYAISRTLTNELKGCTLSDACKVLPELIRRMEGNDEVLRGLYGYFTEGQQASRSPHVAVGGTSNMLSYPEYSDVDKARSFLSLMETRDKLAEIVRGNGELAFTVRIGPETGVPEMADCSIITATYSTRGGQQGTIGVIGPTRMRYSRVISILNMMGHQLTDMFNGEDENNPSRNQE comes from the coding sequence ATGCAGATGGACGAGCGCAAAAGACGGATTTTACGCGCGATCATTGACGATTATATTCTGACCGGCATTCCGGTTGGATCGCGGACAATCAGCAAAAAGTACGAAACCGGATTATCTTCCGCCACGATCCGGAATGAGATGAGCGATCTGGAAGAACTGGGATTCCTTGATCAGCCGCATGTTTCTGCCGGCCGGGTTCCTTCAGCCAAGGCGTACAGGCTTTATGTGGATTCCCTGCTGCAGTCTGGCGTGATACCGGATGACAGCGCGGAGAGCGTTCTGGGTCATTTCTCCGGACGGATTCACCAGATGGAGGACGTCATAGATCATGCGGCCCGTGTGCTGTCCAGCCTGACACAATACACAGCAGTGGTTCTTTCCCCGAACGGGCTTGAACCCAGGCTGCAGACAATCCAGCTGGTGCCGGTTTCCATCGGAAGCGCCCTTGTGGTGATTGTCACAGATCAGGGTGTTATACGGGACAGTGTTATCCGTATCAGTCCTGAAATGGACGGCGATACGCTGTATGCTATTTCCAGAACGCTGACCAATGAGCTGAAAGGCTGCACACTGAGCGATGCCTGCAAGGTTCTGCCGGAGCTTATCCGCCGCATGGAAGGAAATGACGAAGTACTCCGCGGACTGTATGGGTATTTCACGGAAGGTCAGCAAGCCTCCAGAAGCCCTCATGTGGCTGTGGGCGGCACCAGCAACATGCTGAGTTATCCCGAATACAGCGATGTGGACAAGGCAAGAAGTTTTCTCAGCCTGATGGAAACAAGAGACAAGCTGGCGGAAATTGTCCGCGGGAACGGAGAACTGGCCTTTACAGTCCGGATCGGTCCTGAAACAGGCGTGCCGGAAATGGCTGACTGTTCCATCATTACGGCTACTTATTCAACCCGGGGAGGACAGCAGGGAACCATCGGCGTAATCGGGCCGACAAGAATGAGATATTCACGGGTGATTTCCATCCTGAACATGATGGGACATCAGCTGACGGATATGTTTAACGGCGAGGATGAAAACAATCCTTCCCGGAATCAGGAATGA
- the grpE gene encoding nucleotide exchange factor GrpE — protein MSRKKNEINETPEEMKNEIPAEEEKETEPKEAVAEEVQDPVKQALDEANAKAAEYLALAQRVQADFENFRRRNESVRADAYADGRKDVAAMMLPVLDNLERAVDAAAGSTDEALKNGVEMVLKQMTDAYGKMEVKPINRLGEKFDPNLENAILQGTEDEGEPGTVCQVLQKGYMIGDKVLRHAMVKVVPE, from the coding sequence ATGAGCAGGAAGAAGAACGAAATCAACGAGACACCGGAAGAAATGAAGAACGAGATTCCAGCGGAAGAAGAAAAGGAAACCGAACCGAAAGAGGCGGTCGCTGAAGAGGTTCAGGATCCGGTTAAACAGGCGCTGGATGAGGCCAATGCCAAAGCGGCTGAGTACCTGGCGCTTGCCCAGAGGGTACAGGCGGATTTTGAAAACTTCCGCCGCAGGAATGAAAGTGTCAGGGCTGACGCCTATGCAGACGGCCGGAAAGACGTAGCCGCCATGATGCTGCCGGTGCTTGACAATCTTGAACGGGCTGTAGACGCGGCGGCCGGAAGCACTGATGAAGCGCTGAAGAACGGTGTCGAAATGGTGCTGAAACAGATGACGGACGCCTACGGAAAGATGGAAGTCAAGCCCATTAACAGACTTGGGGAAAAATTCGACCCCAATCTGGAAAACGCCATTCTGCAGGGTACAGAGGACGAAGGTGAGCCCGGAACCGTGTGCCAGGTACTGCAGAAAGGATACATGATCGGAGACAAGGTTCTCAGACATGCCATGGTAAAAGTTGTGCCTGAATAA